CTGAGCCAAGTTTGGAGCAGAGCCATCTCTTGATACAGTCCTGGTGGACATACTGCAGACTTCCTGTGCATCGACATGGTTGAATCAAGGGGTTGGATGCCGACACCTCTGCCATCTGGCAAATTCGGCACAGGTCTCCTTCATCTTCGTCAGAATCTTCCAGCAGCAGTCTAGCGGGGGGAAAAGGCATCAGTGCTACTTTGTGTTGTACCATGATGACACACTACTAACAAACGCTAGAAATGGATcaattaaattcaattcattctATTTGAGCATCGATTTTATAGCCTTGGCCTTCTGACAGTGCGGCCGGCACAAAAGGACTTTGTACATCTATGTCTTCTTGTAAATTCTTGGCAATACAATGCTTTGGCATGCTATGTGCTGCTTATCTCTTTGTTGGGACCCTATAGCCCTGTCAATTACCTCTCCTTGATAATGCGAAGCTTCTCTTGTTTGCTCCCTGCGACGTCCAGCGTCCTCTCAGGGCCAACTTGAGGTCTCGTGGACTCGTTTTGGAGTGGATCTCCCCTGCGGCGCTGCGCCAAGCCCGCTAAAGTTTCCTCTACATGAGGTAACTCCTCTTGCCTGCGATGACTGGTATAATGATTTAGACCCACCGCCCCTtgctcctcttcatcctcatcGTCATCCTCATCTTCGTCATCATTTTGAGGCACTCTCGGTTCACGATTGTCCCATCTTCTCAGCAAGTGCTGAGGACGGCTTTGGCCGGCAGATGACTGTGCGCCAACTCCCCTTGCGTGTCTTTGAAGAcgagagaggagaggagagcagCGGCTCCGCAGGGAGGAAGAGAGCCTGGAGTTTCCGTCACTGGCCGCCTCTCTGCTCATAACTTGAGGCTCCCTGGGTGACGCCACCCTAGCTCCTGCCACGCCGCAATTCTTATCCTCCCATATCGGAGAGAGGTCAGCTCTGCACTGCCTGGTCCCGGTGCCGTGAGAGGCCGGCTCCGCATCCGTCCCGGCGCCCTCGTCACTTTCCAAAGACAGACTGTCATCATCAACCGAGGGGCCGCTGGATGAGCtactggaggaggaggaggagtctTGGCTGGAGCGGGGCGAGAACAGGAGGCGGGATAAGAGATGCCGTGTGGAGGTTCGCCGTTGGCGGTCGCCACCGTCGGAAGTAGCTGTCGAAGGCAGTGGGGTTTCACGCCTGCGGGAGGAAGGCTGTTCCTGAAATGGGGCATAGCTGGATGAGGCGTTCAAGACCCGCGTTGAGGGTCGGCTGTTGTAGTCACGTGGTGTGGAGAAGCGATGggcagaggaggtggaggcaACGTGACCGCCAGGAGACCTTTCTCGCTCAGCAGTGAAGGAGCAAGAAGAGTAGGCCGAGTCTTTGGGTCGGGCTCCTTGGGCGTAAGTGGAAGTCAGACGGTCTgaggtgtggtctgagggcaGCAAAGACAGTATGTCAACAACCAAACATGCAAATCCTCAGAACGTTCACAAAAAGCACCTACACAAAGACTTCAGCTCTTGAAATCTTGCCCTTCCATCACGCAGCTCTGACAGACCCGGCTCATTCGGCGTCTCCACTTCTCTGTTTGGCAACAGGGGCTTTGAGCGGAAAGGTGAAGACCGCGACAGAAAATGGCTCGAAGTCCAGGACGACTCGCTGGGTTTCTCTTTAATACCTGCTGAGAAAGTACACAATGAGGTGCCATATAGGCCAAAAATCCCATTGCATCATCCATTTCTAAACAGAGACTGCGAAAACAAGCACAATAATGAAACATAACTTTTCTGTTGGTGCTGTGATTTGTACTTGATGTTATTCACTGTCAAATGTTGCCgtaaaaaaattattcaatATGTTAAACGGTGTTGGCCGTTGCTGACAATTGATCGGTGACTTGAATCATAGTTACAGACAAACCAACGGCAATGGAAAAGATGCAGTATCTAGTCAATCACGCTTAGCTAAATGCTCCTACTTACATTAGTTCCTGAAGTTGGAATGCCAATctgtagaaaaataaattgctgttgtttttttacttacaGATCTATtgtatacactaccgttcaaaggtttggggtcacccaggCAATTTAGGATATTCCATGAAAACTAGCATAATTGCACAAGAGTTTTTGAGCCTTCTAACacaattagcaaacacaatggaTCATTAAAACACTGGGATGGTTGCTGGAAATGGGCCTTTATACACCTATGTTgatattgcattaaaaaaaacagacgttCGCACCTAGAGTAGTCATTTAACACATTTAACTATATATTTTGATTAGTTTAacctcattgaaaaaaatggtgattttatttcaaaactaaGGACATTCCTAAGTGCCAATTTCAGCTCATCCCTTTGTTCAACGAGTAGCCACGGTACAATAATATTCGGGGATACAATGATGAATCGGCACATATTTCACAAACAGGCACTTGGTGAATAATGTGGAAATTCCTCATTTTAAAAGAGAATGCTGCTAAGATAACGGaggttttttattgttgttaaaTTGGGTTTTAAGGTACCTCTGGCATTGTTAAACCCACTACTAGAGTAGGTGGATCCTGTCTGTGAGGTGCTGGGCGTGTTTGAGTACAGTCCTCTGCTGCTGTATGTCAGTTTGGCCCGCTTATTGTCTCCATCATCAGTTCTGGGCAACAGACTTGAACGGCCAAAGTTCTCCTCGGGGTCAGTCTGCAGAAAAAGTAGGTGTTCAGTTTCAGATCACAAAGTCTTTTGGACTCTACAGTAACTAGCTGGATCTGGATCTCCTCAGTTTAATTCTAATCACTTGGAAAGTCCTAGTCCCTGATGCATAGTTTACTAAAGGCGCGTTTCCATTACAGGTTTCACAACGGGCTGGCCCATTTTTGCCTTTTCGAGAAACTTGTTCTAAACCTGCATGTTCATTGAAGTGAAGGCAGCTAACAGGGGGCTGTGTCTGGCTCACTTAAAACCATGAAGCGGGAGTGTGCAGTGGAGTTCCTTGCCGCGTCGCTTAAAGAAACGCCCTAATCCGTCGAACAATCAGAAGATGACTAACATTACGGCCTTCCTCGGCCTGCGTTCTAGAACTAGGTTGGTTGAGGTTCTGAGGAACTATTACAGTTCGCCGCCAACAAAACGGAATGGGTAAGTGACCATACAAGGCTGAAACAGCCGGTTTTGAGATAGAACCAGTATAATGGAGAAGGGCCACAACTTAATGAATCATCCTACAAACAAAATCTTGTTAAAGCTTTAGTACCAGTTTAGTCCTGCTGCTCAGTAAGGATTCTGCCCATGGACGCTCATAAGATCGAGTGGAAGATGTCAGAGGCTTCCAGCTGTTGCGGCTGTCAGAGCTGCTGTAGTCTCTGGATGAGCTGGGCAGGCGAGAACTCTAgaaaatagaaatagaaaatTTTAGTTACATTTATACTTAATTTACTtactaattattattatgaagaaagaggaaaaatagTTCACTTGTATTGAAATGCGGGAACAGGGATGCAGGCATTTGGAAAATTGACAGTTGACTCTTAATCAGGAACTGAGATGTCCTGATGatagtatattttttttgtacccgGGTCCAAGTCGCTTGATTTTGAGTATCTGCCGaatttgacatttcaaattgacGTTGCAGAAAAAGCGCAAATTATGCTTGGGTTACTCGTTGGGTTGGTAACATGTCAGAAGATAtacaaaatgtaattgttttttgtcgtAAACAATTTTGATTCAACACAAAGATAATCAGTGCTTTTGTGGAGGGCTACGGAAATCAGACAATTAAACCGTGACACTAAAAGTTCAAGAACTTGGACAgtattaaattaaatctgGATCAGATAAATCGATTAGTTGCAACCCCAAAAAGGACTGTAAATTTAGAGTTCACAACATAAAACAGAGTAAAAAGCGTCAACTCCAGCATGGcatctaaaataaaattaattctgAATTAGACATGTACAAGCTTGTTATTGTGCCTGCACTAAACCTGGATTAACCTGGATTCTCCTGGAAAGAAGAGGAACAGAAACAAACTCCGATCATCAGTAACACTATCTTGTGAGAGGCGTCTTGACCAATAGCTGGACTCAAACACGCGCGTTAGCTGCCAAGGAATGTTCTATAATAAGACCCCCGATGAGTCAACAGTTTCTCCACTGACATACATGGCAACACTGCACATGGCAACACTGCTCTAATTCGCTCAGAACGCAAGTTGAGAACATTGATAGAAGCCATCTCAAATGACAGCAAGCATTAACGCAGTTGGACAGCGTTGATCAGCGTGAGGGACTGAGGCAAGTTTTTTAACTGACACCACAAGCCTACGGGATGGAGCTAAGTTTGCTAAGTTCAGACAGGATGTTTTTAAGAGGCAAAAAAGTGGACATGCTAGGAAATGGTCAAGTCATAGACAGATTTGAACATTCCAAGTTTAGAGGTTAAATTAAGTTGACCTGTAAAGTTGACCTGTACATATCAGTATATTCACGGGGAAAGCTGTAACTTGATGTGAGCAGTCAAGAACTGGGTTGGGGTGGATGCCCTTTGACTAAGCATACAGCAAGACCACGAATCGTACCTTTTGGTCCACATCTGCTTTGTAAGTGGATGATACCCTCGGAAAGTGGTCAAGATGAGGCAGAGTCTCCCGGCTGTACAACCATCTGGAGCCCGctgacgaggaggaggaggatgatgatgatgacgctCTGGAACTAGAAGTGTATGACGACTTCGAACTGGACAGGCAAAATGGAAGTCGGAGAGACCTGGAGTCCATCCTGGCTCCCTGTTGAGCAAACAAAGATGTCATCTCACAATTACCGGCAGGGATGACATTAAAAGAGTCAAGGCGGGGCGGGGCGCTGACTGTCAAAACCTGTTCTGGCTGACAAAAGAGATGGCGTCAGAAAGCCAGTGGGAAAGCACCGGAAAGCTAAGGTTCCGACATTCTTTCCATCCAGAAATACATCAGCGTCGTTGACCCTAACATTACGTACAGCCCAACTACATTTTTACAACAGTTGAGAATTTCCCTGGTGCGTTTCGGGCATGAAACCCATGTGTACcttcctgtctgtctgtcccctCAAAGAACACCAAATCGGACAGGACAACCATCCGCTGCTGTAAAGACTGACACTAAACAAGAAGGCTTTGCAAGATGACACCTATAATCTCATCAATCAGGCAACCGTCACATGGTTAGACTTCACCCAGACCTTTGAGTACACCTATATATTATATCTATATCCAACCCAAGTACTAGTTTGTCCTCACTAGTAAGACATTTCAGCATACGTTCAGCTTTCAGCACCGCTAACCATCAGCAGATTTGAAATAGAATTGCAGATTTGCCACATAGTAACTTGCCATAAATTATTTTTCGTTTCTCTTAGTTTCTCATGAGGGACATCCActgttttttatgtatttttttttaacaccatTGATTGTGCAAGTAGCATTTTCTTGACTGACTCAACACTTTAAACAGTAATGGCTTTTGATTGCTTTGATGCCACGGATCTTTATGATACGAGATATCGCAAA
The window above is part of the Syngnathus acus chromosome 3, fSynAcu1.2, whole genome shotgun sequence genome. Proteins encoded here:
- the marchf7 gene encoding E3 ubiquitin-protein ligase MARCH7 isoform X4 codes for the protein MDSRSLRLPFCLSSSKSSYTSSSRASSSSSSSSSSAGSRWLYSRETLPHLDHFPRVSSTYKADVDQKSSRLPSSSRDYSSSDSRNSWKPLTSSTRSYERPWAESLLSSRTKLTDPEENFGRSSLLPRTDDGDNKRAKLTYSSRGLYSNTPSTSQTGSTYSSSGFNNARAGIKEKPSESSWTSSHFLSRSSPFRSKPLLPNREVETPNEPGLSELRDGRARFQELKSLYHTSDRLTSTYAQGARPKDSAYSSCSFTAERERSPGGHVASTSSAHRFSTPRDYNSRPSTRVLNASSSYAPFQEQPSSRRRETPLPSTATSDGGDRQRRTSTRHLLSRLLFSPRSSQDSSSSSSSSSSGPSVDDDSLSLESDEGAGTDAEPASHGTGTRQCRADLSPIWEDKNCGVAGARVASPREPQVMSREAASDGNSRLSSSLRSRCSPLLSRLQRHARGVGAQSSAGQSRPQHLLRRWDNREPRVPQNDDEDEDDDEDEEEQGAVGLNHYTSHRRQEELPHVEETLAGLAQRRRGDPLQNESTRPQVGPERTLDVAGSKQEKLRIIKERLLLEDSDEDEGDLCRICQMAEVSASNPLIQPCRCTGSLQYVHQDCIKRWLCSKLGSATNMEAITTCELCKEKLRLNIDNFDIQQLYRTHAQFKYDDFISRGVQLVVLLHLFEQRFADVLGAIDTAREC
- the marchf7 gene encoding E3 ubiquitin-protein ligase MARCH7 isoform X3, whose protein sequence is MDSRSLRLPFCLSSSKSSYTSSSRASSSSSSSSSSAGSRWLYSRETLPHLDHFPRVSSTYKADVDQKSSRLPSSSRDYSSSDSRNSWKPLTSSTRSYERPWAESLLSSRTKLTDPEENFGRSSLLPRTDDGDNKRAKLTYSSRGLYSNTPSTSQTGSTYSSSGFNNARAGIKEKPSESSWTSSHFLSRSSPFRSKPLLPNREVETPNEPGLSELRDGRARFQELKSLYHTSDRLTSTYAQGARPKDSAYSSCSFTAERERSPGGHVASTSSAHRFSTPRDYNSRPSTRVLNASSSYAPFQEQPSSRRRETPLPSTATSDGGDRQRRTSTRHLLSRLLFSPRSSQDSSSSSSSSSSGPSVDDDSLSLESDEGAGTDAEPASHGTGTRQCRADLSPIWEDKNCGVAGARVASPREPQVMSREAASDGNSRLSSSLRSRCSPLLSRLQRHARGVGAQSSAGQSRPQHLLRRWDNREPRVPQNDDEDEDDDEDEEEQGAVGLNHYTSHRRQEELPHVEETLAGLAQRRRGDPLQNESTRPQVGPERTLDVAGSKQEKLRIIKERLLLEDSDEDEGDLCRICQMAEVSASNPLIQPCRCTGSLQYVHQDCIKRWLCSKLGSATNMEAITTCELCKEKLRLNIDNFDIQQLYRTHAQFKYDDFISRGVQLVVLLHLFEQRFADVLGAIDTARSFNLVRILPEHLDNPENLLEESLRQEQDDRPSVDFSDSDDNLDEEY
- the marchf7 gene encoding E3 ubiquitin-protein ligase MARCH7 isoform X1; the encoded protein is MDSRSLRLPFCLSSSKSSYTSSSRASSSSSSSSSSAGSRWLYSRETLPHLDHFPRVSSTYKADVDQKSSRLPSSSRDYSSSDSRNSWKPLTSSTRSYERPWAESLLSSRTKLTDPEENFGRSSLLPRTDDGDNKRAKLTYSSRGLYSNTPSTSQTGSTYSSSGFNNARAGIKEKPSESSWTSSHFLSRSSPFRSKPLLPNREVETPNEPGLSELRDGRARFQELKSLYHTSDRLTSTYAQGARPKDSAYSSCSFTAERERSPGGHVASTSSAHRFSTPRDYNSRPSTRVLNASSSYAPFQEQPSSRRRETPLPSTATSDGGDRQRRTSTRHLLSRLLFSPRSSQDSSSSSSSSSSGPSVDDDSLSLESDEGAGTDAEPASHGTGTRQCRADLSPIWEDKNCGVAGARVASPREPQVMSREAASDGNSRLSSSLRSRCSPLLSRLQRHARGVGAQSSAGQSRPQHLLRRWDNREPRVPQNDDEDEDDDEDEEEQGAVGLNHYTSHRRQEELPHVEETLAGLAQRRRGDPLQNESTRPQVGPERTLDVAGSKQEKLRIIKERLLLEDSDEDEGDLCRICQMAEVSASNPLIQPCRCTGSLQYVHQDCIKRWLCSKLGSATNMEAITTCELCKEKLRLNIDNFDIQQLYRTHAQFKYDDFISRGVQLVVLLHLFEQRFADVLGAIDTARSFNLIFSRKVSARNKTTDLLLTSLTRTTTWTRNTDHDNLLAGNGKLLKNFFHILDIVAVGRNCPIFKIAVCEIRELARTSVNLAKKR
- the marchf7 gene encoding E3 ubiquitin-protein ligase MARCH7 isoform X2, with the protein product MDSRSLRLPFCLSSSKSSYTSSSRASSSSSSSSSSAGSRWLYSRETLPHLDHFPRVSSTYKADVDQKSSRLPSSSRDYSSSDSRNSWKPLTSSTRSYERPWAESLLSSRTKLTDPEENFGRSSLLPRTDDGDNKRAKLTYSSRGLYSNTPSTSQTGSTYSSSGFNNARGIKEKPSESSWTSSHFLSRSSPFRSKPLLPNREVETPNEPGLSELRDGRARFQELKSLYHTSDRLTSTYAQGARPKDSAYSSCSFTAERERSPGGHVASTSSAHRFSTPRDYNSRPSTRVLNASSSYAPFQEQPSSRRRETPLPSTATSDGGDRQRRTSTRHLLSRLLFSPRSSQDSSSSSSSSSSGPSVDDDSLSLESDEGAGTDAEPASHGTGTRQCRADLSPIWEDKNCGVAGARVASPREPQVMSREAASDGNSRLSSSLRSRCSPLLSRLQRHARGVGAQSSAGQSRPQHLLRRWDNREPRVPQNDDEDEDDDEDEEEQGAVGLNHYTSHRRQEELPHVEETLAGLAQRRRGDPLQNESTRPQVGPERTLDVAGSKQEKLRIIKERLLLEDSDEDEGDLCRICQMAEVSASNPLIQPCRCTGSLQYVHQDCIKRWLCSKLGSATNMEAITTCELCKEKLRLNIDNFDIQQLYRTHAQFKYDDFISRGVQLVVLLHLFEQRFADVLGAIDTARSFNLIFSRKVSARNKTTDLLLTSLTRTTTWTRNTDHDNLLAGNGKLLKNFFHILDIVAVGRNCPIFKIAVCEIRELARTSVNLAKKR